Proteins co-encoded in one Brassica oleracea var. oleracea cultivar TO1000 chromosome C4, BOL, whole genome shotgun sequence genomic window:
- the LOC106336617 gene encoding small G protein signaling modulator 1-like isoform X2 has protein sequence MCSGGEGKQWSCGKAGVVSLQKVGSLVRDLSEPCLSQSHIQVVITIGKMLKPEKWQASFDSEGRVSGFQKALKLIILGGIDPSIRAEVWEFLLGCYELSSTSEHRNQLRLARRKRYNELLKQCQTMHSSVGTGSLAYVVGSKVMDMRKSYRDESVKASTTEEACVDDHDDTENHNHSDWSNNGTDAPPHVHRRGSSSESIELASGRESPESVVYKTSSPFGFASPAGYYDFPSLPVTDLFGRNSLDKIEVSTPESEIRSEEKEGMHHFRVDKNAELVREQPKPASEIEAVGPSSYPGSRISDVPETASVKESPSRVGNVTEDRVSEWLWTLHRIVVDVVRTDSHLEFYEDPGNLGRMSDILAVYAWVDPATGYCQGMSDLVSPFVVLFEDNADAFWCFEMLIRRTRANFQMEGPTGVMDQLQSLWHILQLTDKDIFSHLSRIGAESLHFAFRMLLVLFRRELSFNEALRMWEMMWAADYDESVTEALGNDCLEPLVIQLPRKTEAEVNEEAINGDSIKREPAISKSGPISKSSGLLSMSGLLPKSGPLPKTTGPLYEESGMKSSSSSYSAYHFCGLTRSLWSRNDRTTTTHVPCVVSSIKRGDYALPVFCVAAILIMNRHKIIKETRSIDDMIQIFNDKVLVFRVRRCIRTAMKLRRKYMYKVIKIKSHTNQVQIEHQTHMESQKLDETQSHGENQSQTKSLNHSPAAQNGD, from the exons ATGTGTTCTGGTGGAGAAGGCAAACAATGGAGTTGTGGAAAAGCAGGTGTAGTGAGTTTGCAGAAAGTTGGATCTTTGGTTCGAGATTTGAGCGAGCCTTGTCTTTCACAGTCACACATTCAGGTTGTTATCACT ATCGGCAAAATGCTTAAGCCAGAGAAGTGGCAGGCGTCTTTTGATAGTGAAGGGAGAGTTTCTGGTTTTCAAAAGGCACTCAAGTTAATCATTTTGGGG GGAATCGATCCGTCTATTAGAGCTGAAGTTTGGGAGTTTCTACTTGGTTGTTATGAGTTGAGCAGCACCTCTGAGCACCGTAACCAACTCAGGCTTGCCCGAAGGAAACGGTACAATGAATTGCTCAAGCAATGCCAGACGATGCATTCAAGCGTTGGAACTGGCTCCCTTGCCTATGTTGTGGGGTCTAAAGTCATGGATATGCGGAAGTCTTATAGAGATGAGTCTGTAAAGGCTTCTACTACAGAAGAAGCTTGTGTTGATGATCATGATGATACTGAGAATCATAATCACAGTGATTGGAGTAATAACGGTACTGATGCACCACCTCATGTACACAGAAGAGGGAGTTCTAGTGAGTCTATTGAGTTAGCAAGCGGAAGAGAAAGTCCAGAGAGCGTAGTATACAAAACTTCTAGTCCTTTTGGCTTTGCTTCCCCTGCCGGTTACTATGACTTCCCCTCCCTGCCGGTTACGGATTTGTTTGGGAGGAATAGTTTAGACAAGATAGAGGTTTCTACGCCGGAGAGTGAGATAAGATCTGAGGAGAAGGAGGGAATGCACCATTTTCGAGTTGATAAGAATGCTGAGTTAGTTAGAGAACAGCCTAAGCCCGCTTCAGAGATCGAAGCGGTTGGACCATCGTCTTATCCTGGCTCGAGAATATCAGATGTCCCTGAAACAGCATCGGTGAAGGAGAGTCCCTCTCGTGTTGGGAATGTCACAGAAGATCGAGTTTCTGAGTGGCTTTGGACATTGCATCGAATAG TTGTTGATGTGGTGAGGACGGACAGCCACCTTGAGTTCTACGAAGATCCAGGGAATCTAGGAAGAATGTCTGATATACTTGCGGTCTATGCTTGGGTTGATCCTGCAACTGGTTATTGCCAAG GAATGAGTGATTTAGTCTCTCCTTTCGTGGTTCTTTTTGAAGATAACGCTGATGCCTTTTGGTGCTTTGAAATGCTCATAAGAAGAACG CGAGCGAATTTTCAAATGGAGGGACCAACTGGGGTGATGGATCAGTTGCAGTCACTGTGGCACATATTGCAACTCACAGATAAAGATATCTTTTCTCACTTATCACGTATTGGTGCTGAGAGTCTTCACTTTGCCTTCCGTATGCTTTTAGTTCTGTTCCGGCGAGAATTGTCTTTTAATGAGGCTCTCAGAATGTGGGAG ATGATGTGGGCAGCTGATTATGATGAATCTGTGACTGAAGCTTTGGGGAATGATTGCTTGGAGCCTTTGGTGATTCAGCTTCCGAGAAAAACTGAAGCTGAGGTGAATGAAGAAGCGATAAATGGTGATAGTATAAAGAGGGAGCCAGCGATTTCAAAGAGCGGGCCAATTTCGAAGAGCAGCGGTTTGTTGTCTATGAGCGGTTTGCTGCCGAAGAGTGGTCCATTGCCAAAGACTACTGGTCCGCTCTATGAAGAGAGTGGGATGAAGTCATCATCATCATCATACTCTGCATATCACTTCTGTGGTTTGACAAGGAGTCTTTGGTCAAGGAACGATAGAACAACAACAACACATGTCCCTTGTGTAGTTTCATCAATCAAGAGAGGGGATTATGCTCTTCCTGTGTTTTGTGTGGCGGCGATTTTAATCATGAATCGGCACAAGATCATTAAGGAAACTCGCTCAATTGATGACATGATACAG ATATTCAATGATAAGGTTCTTGTGTTTCGCGTAAGGAGATGCATACGCACAGCCATGAAACTTCGTAGGAAGTACATGTACAAG GTAATCAAGATCAAGAGCCACACTAACCAGGTTCAGATCGAGCATCAAACCCATATGGAGAGCCAGAAGCTGGATGAGACTCAAAGCCATGGTGAGAACCAGAGCCAAACAAAAAGTTTAAATCATAGTCCTGCCGCTCAGAATGGTGACTAG
- the LOC106336617 gene encoding small G protein signaling modulator 1-like isoform X3, with translation MCSGGEGKQWSCGKAGVVSLQKVGSLVRDLSEPCLSQSHIQIGKMLKPEKWQASFDSEGRVSGFQKALKLIILGGIDPSIRAEVWEFLLGCYELSSTSEHRNQLRLARRKRYNELLKQCQTMHSSVGTGSLAYVVGSKVMDMRKSYRDESVKASTTEEACVDDHDDTENHNHSDWSNNGTDAPPHVHRRGSSSESIELASGRESPESVVYKTSSPFGFASPAGYYDFPSLPVTDLFGRNSLDKIEVSTPESEIRSEEKEGMHHFRVDKNAELVREQPKPASEIEAVGPSSYPGSRISDVPETASVKESPSRVGNVTEDRVSEWLWTLHRIVVDVVRTDSHLEFYEDPGNLGRMSDILAVYAWVDPATGYCQGMSDLVSPFVVLFEDNADAFWCFEMLIRRTRANFQMEGPTGVMDQLQSLWHILQLTDKDIFSHLSRIGAESLHFAFRMLLVLFRRELSFNEALRMWEMMWAADYDESVTEALGNDCLEPLVIQLPRKTEAEVNEEAINGDSIKREPAISKSGPISKSSGLLSMSGLLPKSGPLPKTTGPLYEESGMKSSSSSYSAYHFCGLTRSLWSRNDRTTTTHVPCVVSSIKRGDYALPVFCVAAILIMNRHKIIKETRSIDDMIQIFNDKVLVFRVRRCIRTAMKLRRKYMYKSQVIKIKSHTNQVQIEHQTHMESQKLDETQSHGENQSQTKSLNHSPAAQNGD, from the exons ATGTGTTCTGGTGGAGAAGGCAAACAATGGAGTTGTGGAAAAGCAGGTGTAGTGAGTTTGCAGAAAGTTGGATCTTTGGTTCGAGATTTGAGCGAGCCTTGTCTTTCACAGTCACACATTCAG ATCGGCAAAATGCTTAAGCCAGAGAAGTGGCAGGCGTCTTTTGATAGTGAAGGGAGAGTTTCTGGTTTTCAAAAGGCACTCAAGTTAATCATTTTGGGG GGAATCGATCCGTCTATTAGAGCTGAAGTTTGGGAGTTTCTACTTGGTTGTTATGAGTTGAGCAGCACCTCTGAGCACCGTAACCAACTCAGGCTTGCCCGAAGGAAACGGTACAATGAATTGCTCAAGCAATGCCAGACGATGCATTCAAGCGTTGGAACTGGCTCCCTTGCCTATGTTGTGGGGTCTAAAGTCATGGATATGCGGAAGTCTTATAGAGATGAGTCTGTAAAGGCTTCTACTACAGAAGAAGCTTGTGTTGATGATCATGATGATACTGAGAATCATAATCACAGTGATTGGAGTAATAACGGTACTGATGCACCACCTCATGTACACAGAAGAGGGAGTTCTAGTGAGTCTATTGAGTTAGCAAGCGGAAGAGAAAGTCCAGAGAGCGTAGTATACAAAACTTCTAGTCCTTTTGGCTTTGCTTCCCCTGCCGGTTACTATGACTTCCCCTCCCTGCCGGTTACGGATTTGTTTGGGAGGAATAGTTTAGACAAGATAGAGGTTTCTACGCCGGAGAGTGAGATAAGATCTGAGGAGAAGGAGGGAATGCACCATTTTCGAGTTGATAAGAATGCTGAGTTAGTTAGAGAACAGCCTAAGCCCGCTTCAGAGATCGAAGCGGTTGGACCATCGTCTTATCCTGGCTCGAGAATATCAGATGTCCCTGAAACAGCATCGGTGAAGGAGAGTCCCTCTCGTGTTGGGAATGTCACAGAAGATCGAGTTTCTGAGTGGCTTTGGACATTGCATCGAATAG TTGTTGATGTGGTGAGGACGGACAGCCACCTTGAGTTCTACGAAGATCCAGGGAATCTAGGAAGAATGTCTGATATACTTGCGGTCTATGCTTGGGTTGATCCTGCAACTGGTTATTGCCAAG GAATGAGTGATTTAGTCTCTCCTTTCGTGGTTCTTTTTGAAGATAACGCTGATGCCTTTTGGTGCTTTGAAATGCTCATAAGAAGAACG CGAGCGAATTTTCAAATGGAGGGACCAACTGGGGTGATGGATCAGTTGCAGTCACTGTGGCACATATTGCAACTCACAGATAAAGATATCTTTTCTCACTTATCACGTATTGGTGCTGAGAGTCTTCACTTTGCCTTCCGTATGCTTTTAGTTCTGTTCCGGCGAGAATTGTCTTTTAATGAGGCTCTCAGAATGTGGGAG ATGATGTGGGCAGCTGATTATGATGAATCTGTGACTGAAGCTTTGGGGAATGATTGCTTGGAGCCTTTGGTGATTCAGCTTCCGAGAAAAACTGAAGCTGAGGTGAATGAAGAAGCGATAAATGGTGATAGTATAAAGAGGGAGCCAGCGATTTCAAAGAGCGGGCCAATTTCGAAGAGCAGCGGTTTGTTGTCTATGAGCGGTTTGCTGCCGAAGAGTGGTCCATTGCCAAAGACTACTGGTCCGCTCTATGAAGAGAGTGGGATGAAGTCATCATCATCATCATACTCTGCATATCACTTCTGTGGTTTGACAAGGAGTCTTTGGTCAAGGAACGATAGAACAACAACAACACATGTCCCTTGTGTAGTTTCATCAATCAAGAGAGGGGATTATGCTCTTCCTGTGTTTTGTGTGGCGGCGATTTTAATCATGAATCGGCACAAGATCATTAAGGAAACTCGCTCAATTGATGACATGATACAG ATATTCAATGATAAGGTTCTTGTGTTTCGCGTAAGGAGATGCATACGCACAGCCATGAAACTTCGTAGGAAGTACATGTACAAG AGTCAGGTAATCAAGATCAAGAGCCACACTAACCAGGTTCAGATCGAGCATCAAACCCATATGGAGAGCCAGAAGCTGGATGAGACTCAAAGCCATGGTGAGAACCAGAGCCAAACAAAAAGTTTAAATCATAGTCCTGCCGCTCAGAATGGTGACTAG
- the LOC106336617 gene encoding small G protein signaling modulator 1-like isoform X1 produces the protein MCSGGEGKQWSCGKAGVVSLQKVGSLVRDLSEPCLSQSHIQVVITIGKMLKPEKWQASFDSEGRVSGFQKALKLIILGGIDPSIRAEVWEFLLGCYELSSTSEHRNQLRLARRKRYNELLKQCQTMHSSVGTGSLAYVVGSKVMDMRKSYRDESVKASTTEEACVDDHDDTENHNHSDWSNNGTDAPPHVHRRGSSSESIELASGRESPESVVYKTSSPFGFASPAGYYDFPSLPVTDLFGRNSLDKIEVSTPESEIRSEEKEGMHHFRVDKNAELVREQPKPASEIEAVGPSSYPGSRISDVPETASVKESPSRVGNVTEDRVSEWLWTLHRIVVDVVRTDSHLEFYEDPGNLGRMSDILAVYAWVDPATGYCQGMSDLVSPFVVLFEDNADAFWCFEMLIRRTRANFQMEGPTGVMDQLQSLWHILQLTDKDIFSHLSRIGAESLHFAFRMLLVLFRRELSFNEALRMWEMMWAADYDESVTEALGNDCLEPLVIQLPRKTEAEVNEEAINGDSIKREPAISKSGPISKSSGLLSMSGLLPKSGPLPKTTGPLYEESGMKSSSSSYSAYHFCGLTRSLWSRNDRTTTTHVPCVVSSIKRGDYALPVFCVAAILIMNRHKIIKETRSIDDMIQIFNDKVLVFRVRRCIRTAMKLRRKYMYKSQVIKIKSHTNQVQIEHQTHMESQKLDETQSHGENQSQTKSLNHSPAAQNGD, from the exons ATGTGTTCTGGTGGAGAAGGCAAACAATGGAGTTGTGGAAAAGCAGGTGTAGTGAGTTTGCAGAAAGTTGGATCTTTGGTTCGAGATTTGAGCGAGCCTTGTCTTTCACAGTCACACATTCAGGTTGTTATCACT ATCGGCAAAATGCTTAAGCCAGAGAAGTGGCAGGCGTCTTTTGATAGTGAAGGGAGAGTTTCTGGTTTTCAAAAGGCACTCAAGTTAATCATTTTGGGG GGAATCGATCCGTCTATTAGAGCTGAAGTTTGGGAGTTTCTACTTGGTTGTTATGAGTTGAGCAGCACCTCTGAGCACCGTAACCAACTCAGGCTTGCCCGAAGGAAACGGTACAATGAATTGCTCAAGCAATGCCAGACGATGCATTCAAGCGTTGGAACTGGCTCCCTTGCCTATGTTGTGGGGTCTAAAGTCATGGATATGCGGAAGTCTTATAGAGATGAGTCTGTAAAGGCTTCTACTACAGAAGAAGCTTGTGTTGATGATCATGATGATACTGAGAATCATAATCACAGTGATTGGAGTAATAACGGTACTGATGCACCACCTCATGTACACAGAAGAGGGAGTTCTAGTGAGTCTATTGAGTTAGCAAGCGGAAGAGAAAGTCCAGAGAGCGTAGTATACAAAACTTCTAGTCCTTTTGGCTTTGCTTCCCCTGCCGGTTACTATGACTTCCCCTCCCTGCCGGTTACGGATTTGTTTGGGAGGAATAGTTTAGACAAGATAGAGGTTTCTACGCCGGAGAGTGAGATAAGATCTGAGGAGAAGGAGGGAATGCACCATTTTCGAGTTGATAAGAATGCTGAGTTAGTTAGAGAACAGCCTAAGCCCGCTTCAGAGATCGAAGCGGTTGGACCATCGTCTTATCCTGGCTCGAGAATATCAGATGTCCCTGAAACAGCATCGGTGAAGGAGAGTCCCTCTCGTGTTGGGAATGTCACAGAAGATCGAGTTTCTGAGTGGCTTTGGACATTGCATCGAATAG TTGTTGATGTGGTGAGGACGGACAGCCACCTTGAGTTCTACGAAGATCCAGGGAATCTAGGAAGAATGTCTGATATACTTGCGGTCTATGCTTGGGTTGATCCTGCAACTGGTTATTGCCAAG GAATGAGTGATTTAGTCTCTCCTTTCGTGGTTCTTTTTGAAGATAACGCTGATGCCTTTTGGTGCTTTGAAATGCTCATAAGAAGAACG CGAGCGAATTTTCAAATGGAGGGACCAACTGGGGTGATGGATCAGTTGCAGTCACTGTGGCACATATTGCAACTCACAGATAAAGATATCTTTTCTCACTTATCACGTATTGGTGCTGAGAGTCTTCACTTTGCCTTCCGTATGCTTTTAGTTCTGTTCCGGCGAGAATTGTCTTTTAATGAGGCTCTCAGAATGTGGGAG ATGATGTGGGCAGCTGATTATGATGAATCTGTGACTGAAGCTTTGGGGAATGATTGCTTGGAGCCTTTGGTGATTCAGCTTCCGAGAAAAACTGAAGCTGAGGTGAATGAAGAAGCGATAAATGGTGATAGTATAAAGAGGGAGCCAGCGATTTCAAAGAGCGGGCCAATTTCGAAGAGCAGCGGTTTGTTGTCTATGAGCGGTTTGCTGCCGAAGAGTGGTCCATTGCCAAAGACTACTGGTCCGCTCTATGAAGAGAGTGGGATGAAGTCATCATCATCATCATACTCTGCATATCACTTCTGTGGTTTGACAAGGAGTCTTTGGTCAAGGAACGATAGAACAACAACAACACATGTCCCTTGTGTAGTTTCATCAATCAAGAGAGGGGATTATGCTCTTCCTGTGTTTTGTGTGGCGGCGATTTTAATCATGAATCGGCACAAGATCATTAAGGAAACTCGCTCAATTGATGACATGATACAG ATATTCAATGATAAGGTTCTTGTGTTTCGCGTAAGGAGATGCATACGCACAGCCATGAAACTTCGTAGGAAGTACATGTACAAG AGTCAGGTAATCAAGATCAAGAGCCACACTAACCAGGTTCAGATCGAGCATCAAACCCATATGGAGAGCCAGAAGCTGGATGAGACTCAAAGCCATGGTGAGAACCAGAGCCAAACAAAAAGTTTAAATCATAGTCCTGCCGCTCAGAATGGTGACTAG